The genomic DNA TAGGAGGGCGATCCGGTCTGGTCGTTGACCACGGAGATGGTCCCGCGCGTCTCGCACAGGGAAAGAATCTTGTCCACGAAATTGGTGCGGCCAGGGCCAAAAAGCCAGGAGATGCGGATGATGAGGGTGCGCTCGTAGCCAAAACGGAGCAGCCCCCGCTCGCCGTCTGCCTTGCTGATGCCGTAGACCGAGAACGGGCACGGGTCGTCATAGGGCAGGTAGGGCGTGTGTTTGTTGCCGCAGAAGACGAAATCCGTGCTGAAGTGGACAAAGGGGATGAGCCGCTTGGCGGCCAGCGAGGCCAGCAGGGGCGGGGCCGTGGCGTTGAGGGCAAAGGCCATCTCCTCTTGATCCTCGGCCAGATCCACCTGGGTGTAGGCTGCGGCGTTGACCATCAGGTCCGGGTCGCGCCGGTCCAGCAGCAGGTCCACGCCCCTGGGGTCCAGGATGTCGCAGTCCTGGCTGGAGAGGGGCACGGGCCTGGCTCCGGCCAGCCGGAACGCCCTGGTCAGGGCCTGGCCGAGCAGGCCGGTCCTGCCGCCGAAGATGATGACGCTCTTGCCCTTGAGCTCCATCAGTGGCGCGCCTCGTACCAGGAATCCATGAACCGGCGGTATTCGCCGCTCTGCACCTGCGCGAGCCACTCGCCGTTGGCTTGGTACCAGTCGATGGTCCGGCGCAGGCCGGTGGCGAAGTCGAGGGTCGGGGCAAAGCCCAGCTCGGCGGCGGCCAGGGAATAGTCCATGGCGTAGCGGCGGTCGTGTCCTGGCCGGTCGCCAACAAAGGTGATGAGCGATTCGGGCTTGCCGAGGATGGAGAGCAGCGTTTTGACCACGTTGAGGTTGGTCTCCTCGGCATTGCCGCCAAAGTTGTAGGCGCAGCCGTCGCGTCCCTTGAGCAGGGTCAGCTCCACGCCCCGGCAGTGGTCGTCCACATAGATCCAGTCGCGCACGTTCTGGCCGTCTCCGTAGACGGGCAGCGGCTTGTCGGCCATGGCCGTCAGGTACATGAGCGGGATGAGCTTTTCCGGAAACTGGTAGGGGCCGTAGTTGTTGGAGCAGCGGGTGATGAGGGCCGGAAATCCGTAGGTCTCGAAATAGGCGCGGGCCATGAGGTCGGCCCCGGCCTTGCTGGCCGAGTAGGGGCTGTTGGGGGCCAGCGGCGTGCTCTCGGTGAACTGACCCTGCGGCCCCAGCGTGCCGTACACCTCGTCGGTGGAGATGTGGACGAACCGGCCCACCCGCCGCTGCCGGGCACACTCAAACAAGTTCTGCGCGCCCTGGACATTGGTGGTCACAAAGGGCGCGGGGTCGCTGATGGAGCGGTCCACATGGGACTCGGCGGCAAAGTTGACCACCGCGTCCACGCTGTTTCCGGCCAGCAGGTCCATGACCAGGTCGCGGTCGCAGATGTCGCCCCGGACGAACCGGTAGCGGGGCTCATCGCGCTCCAGGTCCGCCAGGTTGAGGCGGTTGCCAGCGTAGGTCAGCTTGTCCAGGTTGACGATGGACCAGTCGGGATGGCTGCCGAGCATGAGCCGGATGAAGTTGGTGCCGATGAATCCGCAGCCGCCGGTGACGAGGAGTTTCATGGTTCTGGCGCTCGCAAGGGGTTGTGTCCCGTTGGGGATGCTGTTTTGCCAAGCAATACAGGCGGGGGAGCAAAAAGACAAGGCGCAGGGCGCGCATTCGTCGGGAATCAGGCAGGAATCAAGCGTGAATTAGTCGGGAATCAGGCCGGTCTGGCGCAATGCCTCGAAGAGCAGCACGCCCGTGGCCGTGGAGAGGTTGAGGCTGCGCACCTCGCCCCAGATGGGGATGCGCACGCCATCGGGATACCGCGCCAGCATGTCCGCCGGCAGGCCCCGCGTCTCCGGCCCCATGACGATGGCGTCGTCGGGCCGGAAGGCAAAGCGGTGGTGCGGGGCGGTGGCCCTGGTGCTGGCCAGCACCAGCCGGGCCGGGGACACGCGGGTCAGGAAGTCGTCGAAATCCGGATGCACGGTCACATCCACATGGGGCCAGTAGTCGAGCCCGGCGCGGCGCAGGTGCTTGTCGTCGATGGTGAATCCCAGCGGCTCGATGAGGTGCAGCGGGGTCCGGGTCGCGGCGCACAGGCGGGCGATGTTGCCCGTGTTGGGGGGGATCTCCGGCTGGTAGAGGACGATACGCATGGCCGGGAGGTATCCTTTTCCTGCCTACACGTCCAGCCGGATGGTTGCCTTGCCCGGCGCATACCCCTTGAGGGTGCGCAACATCTCGCGGATGGAGGCCGAGATGATCTCTTCCACAAAGGGCTTCATGCCCAGGGCTGCGCCGTTGATGTCCACGGCGATGGAGTTGTGCATGGCCAGGCAGGCCTTGGTGGTGGTCGCGCCGCGCACGATGTCTGCGGCCAGGGTGCGACAGTCCGGTCGTCCGCAGGTGCCGCAGTCCATGCCGGGCAGGAAGAACCCGCGCTCAAGCACCATGTCGGCCAGGGCGTCGATATCGGTGAAGGCCGAGACGCCCTCGACCCGCTTGTCGCCCCAGGAGCCGATGGCCAGCTCGGGCAGCAGCCAGTCCGTGCCGTCTGCAAGGTCGCCGTTCAGGCAGAGCACCCTGGGCAGGTAGCCCATGGATTTGCCGCCTTCAACCAGGAGCACGTCCGCGGTCAGCAGCGGCAGCAGGTCGGGCAGGAACCGGGCGCGGGTCCAGTGGACGAACGCCTCGCCAGGGCCAAGCCCGGCCACAGTGTCGCAGATGGCGGCGTATTTGGCGGTGTCCGTGTCCTGCCAGTCCAGGCCGTGGTGGCTGAACTTGGCGGCGGATACGGTCAACCCCCGGTCCTTGAGGCATCTGGCGAGCTGGAGGCCAAGAGTGGTCTTGCCAGAGTTCTTGGGGCCGATGATGGAGACAGCTTTCACTTCATCTCCTCCGATTTTTTGAGAGTTTTCTGTTCGATGATCAGGCCGTTTTCGAGGTGGAGCACATGGTCGCAGACCGCGTGGAGCCAGGCCATGTCGTGGCTGGCGATGACCAGGGCCGTGTTGTATCTGCTGCGGGCGGCCAGGGCGGCCTGACGGACCAGGGCCGCGCTGCTGCTGTCCAGGCTGGCCGTGGGCTCGTCCATGAGCAGCGCCTTGGGCCGCAGCACCAGGCGGGCGGCCAGGGCGACGCGCTGGGCCTCGCCGCCGGAAAGCTCGAACCACTGGCGGCGGGCGAACCTCTCCGCGTCCAGCCCCACGGCCTCCAGGGCCGCGTTGACCCTGGCCGTGACATCGGTCTCGCCCCGGACCTTGAGCCCGTAAGCCACGTTGCCGTGGACGCTGCGCCGAAGCAGATAGGGCTCCTGGACCAGCAGGGTGACCTGCCGGTGGACAGGGCCGGGCGATGATGATGAGGAGGCCGGAGAGCCCTCAAAGGTCATGGTGCCCGAGGCGGGCGGTTCGAGAAAGGCGAGCAGGCGCAGCAGGGTGGATTTGCCTGAGCCGTTGGGTCCGGCCAGCCCGACGATGCTGCCGGGCGTGATGTCGAGCCGGTCCACGCTGAGCACGGTGCGGCCAGAATACCGCTGGCGTACGTTGAAGAGGCTGATAAGCGGGGGGGTCATTGCACTGCCTTGCGCTTGAGCCCGGAGGCCATGACGTTGACCACCAGGGCCACGGTCAAGAGGACCATGCCCAGCGCGATGCCCACGGCGAATTCGCCCTTGCCGGTCTCAAGCGAGATGGCCGTGGTGATGGTCCGGGTATGCCATTTGATGTTGCCGCCGACCATCATGGAGATGCCGACCTCGGAGACAATGCGGCCATAGGCGGAAACCGCGGCCAGCATGATGGAGAACCGCGCCTCGATGACCGTGGCCCAGAGGATCTGGCGGGAGTTGGCGCCCAGGGTGGTCAGGGTCATGGGCAGCCGCCGGTCCAGGGCCTCCACGGCGGTGGCGGTCATGGCGATGATCACGGGCAGGCCGAGGATGGTCTGGCCGATGGCGATGGCGGGCAGGGTGAAGAGCAGCCCGGCCCCGCCAAAGGGGCCGCGATGGGTCAGAAAGGCGTAGACGAGCAGACCAATGACCACCGTGGGGAACGAGAGCAGGGTGTCCACGATGGTGCGCACGACCTTCTTGCCCCGGAAGGTCTTGTGGCCGAGAAGGAAGCCCAGGGGAATGCCCAGGGCCAGGCTGGCGATCATGGCCATGGTGGACACGGCCACCGTGGCCCAGATGGCGGAATAGGTCTCCGGGTCGCCGGAGAGGAGAAGCACGAAGCCCTGGAAAAAACCCTGGAGAAGAAAATCCATATGCTGCTCTCAAGAGCCGGGGGGGCGTGAGCCGCTCCCCCGGCGGATTGGCATGTCGCGTCTATTGCGCGTTGGGGGTGAAGAGGGGCTTGCCCAGGAGCATGAAGTTGCCGATGGCCTTCTGCACAGCCGGGGAGGCCATCCAGTCGATGTACTGCTTGGCCATGTCGTATTTGACGTTGGGGCACTTGGCCGGGTTCACGGCCAGGGCGCTGTACTGGTTGAACAGGACCTTGTCGCCTTCCACCAGGATGACCTGCGGTGGGTTGCCGCCCTTGGTGTCGGCATATTTGATGTAGGTGCCGCGATCGGTCATGGTGTAGCCGTTCTTTTCATCGGCGATGTTGATGGTGGCGATCATGCCCTGGCCGGTCTGGACGTACCAGGCTTCCTTCTCGGGGATGGTGAGGCCGGCGGACTTCCACAGGGACTGCTCCATCTTGTGGGTGCCGGAGTTGTCGCCCCGGCTGGCGAACACGGCCTGCTTGGCTTCGATGGTCTTGAGGGCCTCGGTGACGCTCATGCCCTTGACGCCCGCCGGGTCAGCTGCAGGGCCGACAATGATGAAATCGTTGTACATGAGTTCCCTGCGGTCCATGAGCACGCCGGATTCGACGTACGCTTTTTCCGCAGCCGGGGCGTGCACGAGGACCACGTCCACGTCGCAGCCTTCGGCCATCGCCAGGGCCTTGCCGGTGCCCACGGCCACGAACTTGATCTCGACCCCGGTATCCTTCAGATACAGGGGCACGATGAGTTCGTCGAGCAGCCCGGTGTTGGCGGTGCTGGTGGTGGTCGCCATCAGCAGGGTCTTGTCCGCCAGGGCAGGCAGGGCCAGGGTCAGGACAAGCATCAGGCTCAAGGCGGTTTTAAAAATGCGTTTCACGGTCTCCTCCATTTGTTCAGAGTTCAGGAAAGGGAATCAGTCCGACATGACTACTCGGTGTCTTCCCGATAGAACTCGCCCGCCTTGTCCACCTTCATGCCCAGCACCTCGGAGGCGCGCCTTGCGGCGTAGTCCTCGACATCGAGGTAGAAGTGAAGGAACCTGTCCATCAGATCCCTGCCGTAGGGCGAGAGCGTGAAGCGCTGCCCCTGGCCCCTGACCTTTTCCACCAGCGGGTGGCCGATGCGCTCCTCGGCGTTCTTGAGCTTGCCCCATGCTCTGCGGTAGGACATGCCAAGCTCTTCCGCCGCCTTGCGGAGCGAGCCGAGCCGTTCGATGTGCTGCAGGAGCAGGGTGCTGCCTATGCCCAGATAGGTTTCGTTGTCCTGCTCGATCCAGACTCGGAGACGGATGGTGGTGGTGTTTTTTTTCGGCATGGGTGTCAGGGTTGGAGGTGGTGGTACGGATGCGGTCCTGTCCATCTTGGGAAGATCACAAGACAGGTCATGGCAGGAACCGCGCCATTAAGTCAAGTTAAGCATAATACGTCATGGTCTGGCACTGGTCCGGATCAGAGCGCAACGGTTTCAAATGTCAGTTGCCTCAGGTCCATCAGCAGCATCTTGCCCGCCAGGGGCGAGACGTCGCCGCGCAGCATCCTGACGGCCTCGGCGGCCATGAGGGTCGCCACCGTGCAGACCGAAGGCGCCGGGCAGCCCAGTTTTTCCTCCGCACCATTGTCCTGGCCCATGAACTGTGCCGGCCCGGTCTGGCCGGGCATGATTACGGCCACATAGCCTGTCCAGCCGGCGATGGCCCCGGTGACCAGGGGGATGTTGGCTTTTGCCGCACACTGTTGGAGCGTCAGGCGGTGGGTCAGTCCGCCAAGGGCGTCGATGGCCAGATCGCACCCGGCCAGGAAGTGGGGGAACGTGTCCGCTGTGAGAAACTCGTGCCGTGCGTCCACCGTGATGGAGGGGTTGATGCGTGTTGCCGCAAGCCTGGCGGCCTGGGCCTTGGAACGCCAGATGGTGTCCATGTCGCACAGGGTTTGCCGGTTGAGGTTGCTCTCCTCGAAGTTGTCGCCGTCGGCTATGCGCAGGGTGCCTATGCCCAGGCGCAGGAGCTGCTCGAAGATGGTGCCGCCCAGACCGCCCAGCCCCACCTGGGCCACGGTCGAACGGAGCAGGCGCGTCTGGGCCTCGGGGGTGATGCTGTGCATGTTGCGCAGATAGCGCGTCGGAAGGATGCCGAGATCAAGCGCCGTGGCTTCGATGTTCCATCCGGGAATGCCCGTGTCCGAAGCGATCTTTGCCACGGCTCCTGGCACCAGAGCGAGCGCAAGACCTCCCTGGGGCAGGGGGGCCGGGAGCATCATGCGGTGGATGTACGCGTCAAGAGATTCGGCCACGGATCAACCGCCCCCGACAGCCGGGAAGATGCCGACCCTGTCGCCGTCCTTGAGTTTACTGTCGAGGTAGGCGCGCGCGGAGTTGATGAACAGGAGGGCCACCTCGTCCTCCGGGATGTCCAGCTTGGCAAGGAGTGACCGGATGGTCTCGCCTGAAGCGGCGGGATAGTCTGCCGCGTTGTCGGGCAGGAACCTGGCCAGGGTGGCAAAGCATTTGATTTCGATTCCCATGGAACGATCCTAGCCCGGCCAGCGGCCCATGGTCAACAAAAGAGGCGGCGGCCAGGGAAGGAATCCCTGGCCGCCGTGGTGTGGCAGCAGTGAAGCGGGTTAGACCTTGGCGCCCTGAAGCTCGTCCACGCTCAAATCCCAGACCACGCCATGGGGCGGCAGGGGATCGGTCTCGAAGAAGCGGGGCAGCTTGTCGTCCATCTTGGTGAACCCGGCGCGCTCGTTGAAGGCCTGTTCGTCCTTGAGGCAGTTGACGCCCAGGTTGACCAGATCGTCGGAGGTGAAAGGCTTGCCGGTGTATGCCTGGACCAGATCGGCCATGGCCTGCACGCCGTTGGGGGCGTCGAGCACGGCAAAGGCGACAAAGAGGCAAAAACCCATGGAGTCGATGGCCGCCGTGGCGATCTGAAGGTTCTTGGAGAGCTCGACGTTGCCTTCTTTCTTAAGGCCGTCGATGTCGCCGCCCACCTTGAGGATGTTTTGGGCCACGCCGTAACCGGCGGTGTGGTCCGCGCCCATGGCCGAGGTGGCGTAGGTGACGCCCACGCCCTTGACCGCGCGCGGATCGTAGGCGGGCATGGACTGGCCCTTGACCGTGGGCAGCCGGTCAACGCCGAAGGCGCCGCCCGCGAAATCCACGCCGTTGCCCATGATCATGCCCATGGGGTCCTTGGTGCCGACCTTGGAGAGCAGCTCGAAGGCGGCCTTGCCGTCGCCCCAGGGGATGATGCCGCCGTCCATGGCGATGGCCACGGTGTTGCCCATCTCGATGGTGTCCATGCCCTTCTCGTCACAGAGACGGTCGATGGCGGCGATGTCGTCGATGTCCTTGATCATGGCGTTGGCGCCCAGGGCCCAGACCGTCTCGTACTCGAAGCCGGAGGTCACGTACTCGCCCTTGGCGTTGTTGTACTGTTGGGAGCACTGGATGACACAGCCCACGTGGCAGCCCTCGGTGGTCTTGCCGCCGCGCGCGGTGATGAGCTCGGCGATCTTCTCGCCCGAGATGTCGGCGGCGTGGTCGATCTGACCCAGGCGGAAGTTCTTGCCCGGCAGGGCGCCCGCCTCGTTGACCACGTTGACCAGGATGGAGGTGCCGAAACCGGGCAGCCCCTGGCTGGTGACCGGATGGCCCTGGAGGATGTCCACCCAGGTCTTGCGGGCGGTCTTGAAGGCCTCGGCATCGACAGCGCCCACCTTGGTGTTGACCTCGGGATCAAGGACGATGGCCTTGATCTTCTTGGAACCCATGACTGCGCCGGTGCCGCCGCGGCCAGCCGAGCGCGCCGGGCGCTTGTAGGGATCGGTGAACTGGATGGTGGCGGTCTTGCGCAGGGTCTCGCCTGCGGGTCCGATCATGCCCGCGATCATCTTGTCGCCGTATTCGGCCAGGAGCTTGTCGTGGGCCGGGTAGTTGTCCATGCCCACGATGGGGGTGGCGTCCTTGAAGATCACCTTGCCGTCGGTGATGAACAAGGTGGAGAAGGGCGCGCCCTCCTCGGGCCGGTCTTCGAGGATGATAGCCAGCAGGTCCATCTTGGGCATCTTGTGGGCAAAGAGACCGCCGGAGTTGGACTCCTTGATGCCGTTGGTCAGCGGGGACTTGACGCCGACCGAGAGGCGGCCCGAGTTGGCGGCGGTGGAGCCGCCGAGCAGGCCCGTGGCGATGACGACCTTGTTCTCCGCCGACAGGGGGTGGCAGTCTGCCGGGACTTCGGTGTTGATGATGCGGGAGGTCAGGGCGCGACCGCCGAGGTTGGCGTACTTGCCGGCGTCCTCATAGGTGTACGCTTTGGTGCGGGTGTTGATCCTCAGAATCTTTGGCATATGCATCCTCGTCTTAGTTTGAGGTTATGGATGCGTGCGAAAACGCACGTTTGACTTTGGCTGTCAGCGTGTATTATCTATCCACTGTGATTTTAAAAGGGGCTGTACCAGATAACTAGCCCATATGTTTCTTAACCCACTGTTTCAGTTGCTTAAACTGTCTTTGTGGATTGGTGTTGTTAAAACGCCACTCACACTCCTTCAAGAATAGAGGAAAGTTCTTGGTCGGAATGCCGTTGAATTTCCTCATGTGGCGCTTGGCCTGGTTCCAAAAATTTTCAATCCCATTGATGTGGTTTTGCTTGTCGGCAAACAA from Pseudodesulfovibrio aespoeensis Aspo-2 includes the following:
- a CDS encoding MoaD/ThiS family protein, with translation MGIEIKCFATLARFLPDNAADYPAASGETIRSLLAKLDIPEDEVALLFINSARAYLDSKLKDGDRVGIFPAVGGG
- the rfbD gene encoding dTDP-4-dehydrorhamnose reductase, which translates into the protein MELKGKSVIIFGGRTGLLGQALTRAFRLAGARPVPLSSQDCDILDPRGVDLLLDRRDPDLMVNAAAYTQVDLAEDQEEMAFALNATAPPLLASLAAKRLIPFVHFSTDFVFCGNKHTPYLPYDDPCPFSVYGISKADGERGLLRFGYERTLIIRISWLFGPGRTNFVDKILSLCETRGTISVVNDQTGSPSYTPDVAVNTLALLAHDATGIHHVANSGETTWHGLASEAVALAGLDCTVEPVPTSAYPTKAVRPAYSVLDLSRFIQTTGVTPRHWKQALADYVLGDLRRGSVI
- a CDS encoding substrate-binding domain-containing protein — protein: MKRIFKTALSLMLVLTLALPALADKTLLMATTTSTANTGLLDELIVPLYLKDTGVEIKFVAVGTGKALAMAEGCDVDVVLVHAPAAEKAYVESGVLMDRRELMYNDFIIVGPAADPAGVKGMSVTEALKTIEAKQAVFASRGDNSGTHKMEQSLWKSAGLTIPEKEAWYVQTGQGMIATINIADEKNGYTMTDRGTYIKYADTKGGNPPQVILVEGDKVLFNQYSALAVNPAKCPNVKYDMAKQYIDWMASPAVQKAIGNFMLLGKPLFTPNAQ
- a CDS encoding molybdopterin-guanine dinucleotide biosynthesis protein MobB — encoded protein: MKAVSIIGPKNSGKTTLGLQLARCLKDRGLTVSAAKFSHHGLDWQDTDTAKYAAICDTVAGLGPGEAFVHWTRARFLPDLLPLLTADVLLVEGGKSMGYLPRVLCLNGDLADGTDWLLPELAIGSWGDKRVEGVSAFTDIDALADMVLERGFFLPGMDCGTCGRPDCRTLAADIVRGATTTKACLAMHNSIAVDINGAALGMKPFVEEIISASIREMLRTLKGYAPGKATIRLDV
- a CDS encoding energy-coupling factor ABC transporter ATP-binding protein translates to MTPPLISLFNVRQRYSGRTVLSVDRLDITPGSIVGLAGPNGSGKSTLLRLLAFLEPPASGTMTFEGSPASSSSSPGPVHRQVTLLVQEPYLLRRSVHGNVAYGLKVRGETDVTARVNAALEAVGLDAERFARRQWFELSGGEAQRVALAARLVLRPKALLMDEPTASLDSSSAALVRQAALAARSRYNTALVIASHDMAWLHAVCDHVLHLENGLIIEQKTLKKSEEMK
- a CDS encoding tRNA (cytidine(34)-2'-O)-methyltransferase translates to MRIVLYQPEIPPNTGNIARLCAATRTPLHLIEPLGFTIDDKHLRRAGLDYWPHVDVTVHPDFDDFLTRVSPARLVLASTRATAPHHRFAFRPDDAIVMGPETRGLPADMLARYPDGVRIPIWGEVRSLNLSTATGVLLFEALRQTGLIPD
- a CDS encoding ABC transporter permease, translated to MDFLLQGFFQGFVLLLSGDPETYSAIWATVAVSTMAMIASLALGIPLGFLLGHKTFRGKKVVRTIVDTLLSFPTVVIGLLVYAFLTHRGPFGGAGLLFTLPAIAIGQTILGLPVIIAMTATAVEALDRRLPMTLTTLGANSRQILWATVIEARFSIMLAAVSAYGRIVSEVGISMMVGGNIKWHTRTITTAISLETGKGEFAVGIALGMVLLTVALVVNVMASGLKRKAVQ
- a CDS encoding HesA/MoeB/ThiF family protein — its product is MAESLDAYIHRMMLPAPLPQGGLALALVPGAVAKIASDTGIPGWNIEATALDLGILPTRYLRNMHSITPEAQTRLLRSTVAQVGLGGLGGTIFEQLLRLGIGTLRIADGDNFEESNLNRQTLCDMDTIWRSKAQAARLAATRINPSITVDARHEFLTADTFPHFLAGCDLAIDALGGLTHRLTLQQCAAKANIPLVTGAIAGWTGYVAVIMPGQTGPAQFMGQDNGAEEKLGCPAPSVCTVATLMAAEAVRMLRGDVSPLAGKMLLMDLRQLTFETVAL
- the rfbB gene encoding dTDP-glucose 4,6-dehydratase, encoding MKLLVTGGCGFIGTNFIRLMLGSHPDWSIVNLDKLTYAGNRLNLADLERDEPRYRFVRGDICDRDLVMDLLAGNSVDAVVNFAAESHVDRSISDPAPFVTTNVQGAQNLFECARQRRVGRFVHISTDEVYGTLGPQGQFTESTPLAPNSPYSASKAGADLMARAYFETYGFPALITRCSNNYGPYQFPEKLIPLMYLTAMADKPLPVYGDGQNVRDWIYVDDHCRGVELTLLKGRDGCAYNFGGNAEETNLNVVKTLLSILGKPESLITFVGDRPGHDRRYAMDYSLAAAELGFAPTLDFATGLRRTIDWYQANGEWLAQVQSGEYRRFMDSWYEARH
- a CDS encoding aldehyde ferredoxin oxidoreductase family protein; the encoded protein is MPKILRINTRTKAYTYEDAGKYANLGGRALTSRIINTEVPADCHPLSAENKVVIATGLLGGSTAANSGRLSVGVKSPLTNGIKESNSGGLFAHKMPKMDLLAIILEDRPEEGAPFSTLFITDGKVIFKDATPIVGMDNYPAHDKLLAEYGDKMIAGMIGPAGETLRKTATIQFTDPYKRPARSAGRGGTGAVMGSKKIKAIVLDPEVNTKVGAVDAEAFKTARKTWVDILQGHPVTSQGLPGFGTSILVNVVNEAGALPGKNFRLGQIDHAADISGEKIAELITARGGKTTEGCHVGCVIQCSQQYNNAKGEYVTSGFEYETVWALGANAMIKDIDDIAAIDRLCDEKGMDTIEMGNTVAIAMDGGIIPWGDGKAAFELLSKVGTKDPMGMIMGNGVDFAGGAFGVDRLPTVKGQSMPAYDPRAVKGVGVTYATSAMGADHTAGYGVAQNILKVGGDIDGLKKEGNVELSKNLQIATAAIDSMGFCLFVAFAVLDAPNGVQAMADLVQAYTGKPFTSDDLVNLGVNCLKDEQAFNERAGFTKMDDKLPRFFETDPLPPHGVVWDLSVDELQGAKV
- a CDS encoding winged helix-turn-helix domain-containing protein, which encodes MPKKNTTTIRLRVWIEQDNETYLGIGSTLLLQHIERLGSLRKAAEELGMSYRRAWGKLKNAEERIGHPLVEKVRGQGQRFTLSPYGRDLMDRFLHFYLDVEDYAARRASEVLGMKVDKAGEFYREDTE